The following proteins come from a genomic window of Iamia sp. SCSIO 61187:
- a CDS encoding TIGR03621 family F420-dependent LLM class oxidoreductase, producing the protein MPHPRRLRFAVELHHPFPGRTWLESAKEVEQLGYSTVFLPDHFDEGPGPIAATAAFAAVTSTVNVGLLVLDCDFRHPVPLARELATIDVIAEGRLEVGLGAGWKRRDYDVSGIPMDRPGVRVSRLQEHCAVLRGLWADGPFSFAGEHYTVTDLDGTPAPHRPGGPPILVGGGAPRLLRWAGRTADIVGVNASIHSGEIDADAAADALAERIDEKVGWVREGAGDRFADLELNAWLAAAEVTEDAATVEAIASLFGTDAEGLRSSPLALVGAAGEIAERLHERRERWGYSYHVVPGDKAHALAPVVGSLAGT; encoded by the coding sequence ATGCCGCACCCTCGCCGCCTCCGCTTCGCCGTCGAGCTCCACCACCCGTTCCCGGGCCGGACGTGGCTGGAGAGCGCCAAGGAGGTCGAGCAGCTCGGCTACTCGACCGTCTTCCTGCCCGACCACTTCGACGAGGGCCCGGGGCCCATCGCGGCCACGGCGGCCTTCGCCGCGGTGACCTCGACGGTGAACGTCGGGCTCCTGGTCCTCGACTGCGACTTCCGCCATCCCGTCCCCCTCGCGCGCGAGCTGGCGACCATCGACGTGATCGCCGAGGGTCGGCTCGAGGTCGGCCTCGGCGCAGGGTGGAAGCGACGGGACTACGACGTCTCGGGCATCCCCATGGACCGCCCCGGGGTGCGGGTCTCGCGCCTCCAGGAGCACTGCGCCGTGCTGCGGGGCCTGTGGGCCGACGGCCCGTTCTCCTTCGCCGGCGAGCACTACACCGTCACCGACCTCGACGGGACGCCCGCCCCGCACCGCCCGGGCGGCCCGCCGATCCTCGTCGGCGGCGGAGCCCCCCGCCTGCTGCGGTGGGCCGGGCGGACGGCCGACATCGTCGGCGTCAACGCCTCCATCCACTCGGGCGAGATCGATGCCGACGCCGCGGCCGATGCCCTGGCCGAGCGCATCGACGAGAAGGTCGGCTGGGTGCGCGAGGGCGCCGGCGACCGCTTCGCCGACCTCGAGCTCAACGCCTGGCTGGCCGCGGCCGAGGTGACCGAGGATGCCGCCACCGTCGAGGCCATCGCGTCCCTGTTCGGCACCGATGCCGAGGGGCTGCGGAGTTCCCCGCTCGCCCTCGTCGGTGCGGCCGGCGAGATCGCCGAGCGCCTCCACGAGCGGCGCGAGCGCTGGGGCTACTCGTACCACGTGGTCCCCGGCGACAAGGCCCACGCCCTCGCCCCCGTCGTGGGGTCCCTCGCCGGCACCTGA
- a CDS encoding AraC family transcriptional regulator, with protein MDAVSSLLDGPRARRAFLLQVVMAPPFAIRVEDEAPLTLVAATTGELVLVDEDTGLEVWLAPGDVALARGPDHYRIADAPGSEVQVVVHPGQVCTPPDGVEAKVADVLGTRTWGSATEGSGSATEGSGSATEGSGSATEGSGSATEGSGSATEGSGSATVGSGSATEGSGRAADPDGVAMIVGTYERAGEVSRRLLDALPALAVVRDGPTTRPLVALLAGEVVRDEPGQEAVLDRLLDLLLVTAVRAWFARPEAGAPAWYRAHDDPVVGHALRLLHDDPSAPWTVASLAREVGVSRATLARRFADEVGETPIAYLTEWRLALAADLLREPDATVAGVARQVGYGTGFALSAAFSRVRGISPSEHRALAPTEELLDLVPASR; from the coding sequence GTGGACGCCGTCTCCTCGCTGCTCGACGGACCTCGGGCTCGCCGCGCCTTCCTGCTCCAGGTCGTCATGGCGCCGCCGTTCGCCATCCGGGTCGAGGACGAAGCCCCTCTCACCCTGGTCGCGGCCACCACCGGCGAGCTGGTGCTCGTCGACGAGGACACCGGTCTCGAGGTGTGGCTGGCCCCCGGCGACGTGGCCCTGGCCCGCGGTCCGGACCACTACCGGATCGCCGACGCCCCGGGATCCGAGGTCCAGGTCGTCGTCCACCCCGGCCAGGTCTGCACCCCGCCCGACGGCGTCGAGGCCAAGGTGGCCGACGTCCTCGGCACGCGGACATGGGGCAGCGCCACGGAGGGATCGGGCAGCGCCACGGAGGGATCGGGCAGCGCCACGGAGGGATCGGGCAGCGCCACGGAGGGATCGGGCAGCGCCACGGAGGGATCGGGCAGCGCCACGGAGGGATCGGGCAGCGCCACGGTGGGATCGGGCAGCGCCACGGAGGGTTCGGGCCGTGCTGCCGACCCCGACGGGGTGGCCATGATCGTAGGCACCTACGAGCGGGCCGGGGAGGTGAGTCGGCGGCTGCTCGATGCGCTCCCCGCCCTCGCCGTGGTCCGCGACGGGCCCACCACCCGGCCGCTCGTCGCGCTGCTGGCGGGGGAGGTCGTGCGCGACGAGCCCGGGCAGGAGGCCGTCCTCGACCGCCTCCTCGACCTGCTCCTGGTCACGGCGGTGCGGGCCTGGTTCGCCCGGCCCGAGGCCGGGGCGCCGGCGTGGTACCGGGCCCACGACGATCCCGTCGTGGGCCACGCCCTCCGCCTGCTGCACGACGATCCGTCGGCGCCGTGGACGGTGGCGTCGCTCGCCCGGGAGGTCGGCGTCTCCCGGGCGACGCTGGCCCGTCGGTTCGCCGACGAGGTCGGCGAGACCCCGATAGCCTACCTGACCGAGTGGCGGCTGGCGCTGGCCGCCGACCTGCTGCGCGAGCCCGATGCGACGGTCGCCGGGGTCGCCCGCCAGGTCGGCTACGGCACCGGCTTCGCCCTGAGCGCCGCCTTCTCCCGGGTGCGGGGCATCAGCCCGTCGGAGCACCGGGCCCTGGCTCCCACCGAGGAGCTCCTGGACCTCGTCCCGGCCAGCCGCTGA
- a CDS encoding pyridoxamine 5'-phosphate oxidase family protein, which produces MTTSTHPVPPADPADAGPPVRDVPADVVRKALATRSYAVLATVSPAGRPHAAGVLYTTVGDDLWVSTETASRKGRNLVASPHVAVTVPVRRLPLGPPATIHFQGRAEVLAVDDPEVRRLVGMGELKGITSHGELDLPGGCMIRITPAATVHTYGVGMSLWSFVRNPLAAAGRATFRP; this is translated from the coding sequence ATGACCACCTCCACCCACCCCGTGCCCCCCGCCGACCCCGCCGACGCCGGCCCGCCCGTCCGCGACGTGCCGGCCGACGTGGTGCGCAAGGCCCTCGCCACGCGCTCCTACGCCGTGCTGGCCACCGTCTCGCCCGCCGGCCGGCCCCACGCCGCCGGCGTGCTCTACACCACCGTCGGCGACGACCTCTGGGTCTCCACCGAGACCGCCAGCCGCAAGGGCCGCAACCTGGTCGCCAGCCCCCATGTGGCCGTGACCGTGCCGGTGCGCCGCCTCCCGCTCGGACCGCCCGCCACCATCCACTTCCAGGGCCGGGCCGAGGTCCTCGCCGTCGACGACCCCGAGGTCCGGCGGCTGGTCGGCATGGGCGAGCTGAAGGGCATCACCAGCCACGGGGAGCTCGACCTGCCCGGAGGCTGCATGATCCGCATCACCCCGGCCGCCACCGTCCACACCTACGGCGTGGGCATGTCGCTCTGGAGCTTCGTGCGCAACCCCCTCGCGGCCGCCGGGAGGGCTACGTTCCGGCCATGA